One window of Streptomyces sp. SUK 48 genomic DNA carries:
- a CDS encoding PP2C family protein-serine/threonine phosphatase yields the protein MSAPHPPKVAGIDPTVPTPAHTVAPAPPAPEAPAGTLADTIPAVPVPHPPVPAPGTLLQDRLAGWVSDLTTLHELTERLSRTSALEPALDELLRATAALVGARRGLVALEPGDGLGPRTTRGLGLGRADLGHLETVPRGALPYDTAGTAEIVHPDLFAEDDLDPRHREVATRLGYAASYALPLATDGAGRLGTAVWLYDEPAAPHERQRHLAGLYIRHATEHLARLREVENTRARMATLTEELLPSRLPRVPGVQLAARHRTGPRGGGDWYDALPLPDAALGLSVGSVTGSGPSAVAAAGRLRASLRAYAVMEGEDPVAVLSDLELLLRLTEPARSATALFAYCEPVLRRVTLAGAGHSPPLLTGERRTEFAETSVSAPLGMLSCWEAPSAEVQAEEGETVLLYTDGLLRRTGDPTDRAFARLHSAAASVPRALRQDPGAVADHVLRAVLPDGPDSADSTEDVVLLAARFD from the coding sequence ATGAGCGCCCCGCACCCACCGAAAGTGGCCGGAATCGATCCCACTGTTCCCACGCCCGCCCACACTGTCGCGCCCGCCCCTCCCGCCCCGGAGGCTCCCGCGGGCACACTCGCGGACACCATCCCCGCCGTCCCCGTCCCGCACCCCCCGGTCCCCGCCCCCGGCACCCTCCTCCAGGACCGCCTCGCCGGCTGGGTCTCCGACCTCACCACGCTGCACGAACTCACCGAACGGCTCAGCCGCACCAGCGCGTTGGAGCCCGCCCTCGACGAACTGCTGCGCGCCACGGCCGCCCTCGTCGGCGCCCGCCGCGGCCTCGTCGCCCTGGAGCCCGGCGACGGACTCGGCCCCCGCACCACCCGGGGCCTCGGTCTCGGCCGCGCCGACCTCGGCCACCTGGAGACCGTGCCGCGCGGCGCGCTGCCGTACGACACCGCGGGCACCGCCGAGATCGTCCACCCCGATCTGTTCGCCGAGGACGACCTCGACCCCCGGCACCGCGAGGTCGCCACCCGCCTCGGCTACGCCGCCAGCTACGCCCTGCCGCTCGCCACCGACGGGGCCGGCCGCCTCGGCACCGCCGTCTGGCTCTACGACGAACCGGCCGCACCCCATGAGCGGCAGCGCCATCTCGCGGGCCTGTACATCCGGCACGCCACCGAACACCTCGCCAGGCTGCGGGAGGTGGAGAACACCCGCGCCCGGATGGCGACCCTCACCGAGGAACTGCTGCCCTCCCGGCTGCCCCGGGTGCCCGGCGTCCAGCTCGCCGCCCGGCACCGCACCGGACCGCGCGGCGGCGGCGACTGGTACGACGCGCTGCCGCTGCCCGACGCGGCCCTCGGCCTGTCGGTCGGCTCGGTCACCGGCTCGGGGCCGAGCGCGGTGGCCGCCGCCGGCCGGCTGCGCGCCTCGCTGCGGGCGTACGCGGTGATGGAGGGCGAGGACCCGGTCGCCGTCCTGTCCGATCTGGAGCTGCTGCTGCGGCTGACCGAGCCCGCCCGCTCGGCCACCGCCCTGTTCGCCTACTGCGAGCCCGTGCTGCGCCGGGTCACCCTGGCCGGCGCCGGGCACAGCCCGCCGCTGCTGACCGGCGAGCGGCGCACCGAGTTCGCCGAGACCTCCGTCTCCGCGCCGCTCGGCATGCTCTCCTGCTGGGAGGCGCCCAGCGCGGAGGTCCAGGCCGAAGAGGGAGAGACGGTTCTGCTCTACACCGACGGGCTGCTGCGCCGTACCGGCGACCCCACGGACCGCGCCTTCGCCCGGCTGCACTCGGCCGCCGCGAGCGTGCCGCGGGCGCTGCGGCAGGATCCCGGGGCGGTCGCCGACCATGTGCTGCGCGCGGTGCTGCCCGACGGCCCGGACAGCGCGGACAGCACGGAGGACGTGGTGCTGCTGGCGGCCCGCTTCGACTGA